One part of the Bacteroidia bacterium genome encodes these proteins:
- a CDS encoding purine nucleoside permease, with amino-acid sequence MNRYIPFFLAFLFAASCTSPQKTEKLPVKLVLVSMFEKGQETGDLPGEFQYWVERLPLQDSLAFPQGYRQLRYNPDLQVLGIMTGVGNIRAAASIMGLGMDERFDLRDAYWLVAGISGVDPEDAPTGSAAWAEWLVDGDLSHQIDAREIPEDWTTGYFPLRKTKPYEQPKQEDDEGAVARLNPQMVDWAYQMTKDIELADNEKIKTMREQYTGYAVESMKPIVMKGDQLAASTYWHGKLFNEWANDWVKYWSNGKGNFVTSAMEEMGTYHALDRLEKAGKVDKERLLVLRTASNFTMQWPGITAQESIAGEKLGKGYTAYIPSLEAAYQVGSPVVLEIVNNWDKYKDQLPGTAQ; translated from the coding sequence ATGAATCGCTACATCCCATTTTTCCTGGCATTTCTTTTTGCCGCTTCCTGTACCTCCCCTCAAAAAACCGAAAAACTTCCCGTCAAGCTGGTACTCGTTTCCATGTTCGAGAAAGGCCAGGAAACAGGAGATTTGCCCGGAGAGTTTCAGTATTGGGTAGAAAGACTGCCCTTGCAGGATAGCCTTGCTTTTCCTCAGGGCTACAGACAATTGAGGTACAATCCGGACTTGCAGGTATTGGGAATTATGACCGGAGTAGGAAACATCAGAGCTGCAGCTTCTATTATGGGCTTGGGGATGGATGAAAGATTTGATCTTAGGGATGCCTACTGGTTAGTAGCAGGTATTTCCGGAGTTGATCCCGAGGATGCTCCTACTGGTTCGGCAGCCTGGGCAGAGTGGTTGGTCGATGGAGATTTGTCTCACCAGATCGATGCGCGTGAAATTCCGGAGGATTGGACAACCGGCTATTTTCCCCTAAGGAAAACAAAACCCTACGAACAACCCAAGCAGGAAGATGATGAAGGTGCAGTAGCGAGACTCAATCCTCAAATGGTTGACTGGGCCTATCAAATGACCAAAGATATCGAGCTGGCTGACAACGAAAAGATCAAAACCATGCGCGAGCAATATACGGGCTATGCGGTTGAATCAATGAAACCTATCGTAATGAAAGGAGACCAATTAGCGGCCAGCACCTATTGGCATGGAAAGCTATTTAATGAATGGGCAAATGACTGGGTGAAGTATTGGTCGAATGGAAAGGGAAACTTTGTCACTTCTGCTATGGAGGAAATGGGGACCTATCATGCCCTGGATAGATTGGAGAAAGCCGGAAAAGTGGATAAAGAACGTTTACTCGTTCTCCGCACTGCCTCCAACTTCACCATGCAATGGCCTGGCATCACCGCTCAGGAAAGTATTGCTGGGGAAAAATTGGGCAAAGGATATACCGCTTATATTCCTTCTCTCGAAGCTGCTTACCAGGTGGGGAGTCCTGTTGTACTTGAGATTGTCAACAATTGGGATAAATACAAAGACCAGCTGCCAGGTACAGCTCAGTAA
- a CDS encoding S1-like domain-containing RNA-binding protein yields MIEIGIYQDLLINRSSPVGLFLKAVDGEEEVLLPNKYLLEEMEPGKMVRVFVYRDTQDRKVATTEEPLLILNQFGYLKVAEVNNVGAFLDWGLVEKQLMVPFKNQKNKMQQNKSYLVYLYKDNLSDRLVASSRIDSFLKESPVGVLTRGREVDLIVRGKSDMGVSVIVDQAYKGLIFNNELFRELAFGQEIKGYVKQVREDGKLDISLEPIGVASIEPNADLILSALRKAEGFLPFTDKSDPDAIRQKFGISKKLFKKAIGSLYKQRMIELKSDGIYLSKD; encoded by the coding sequence ATGATTGAAATTGGTATTTACCAGGATTTATTGATCAATCGGAGCAGCCCGGTCGGTTTATTCCTCAAGGCTGTAGACGGAGAGGAAGAAGTCTTGCTTCCCAATAAGTATTTATTGGAAGAGATGGAACCTGGGAAAATGGTTCGGGTCTTTGTTTATAGAGATACCCAGGATCGCAAAGTGGCCACTACAGAGGAACCTTTATTGATTTTGAATCAATTTGGCTATCTCAAAGTAGCGGAAGTGAATAATGTGGGTGCATTTTTAGATTGGGGTTTGGTGGAGAAACAATTGATGGTTCCTTTTAAAAACCAGAAGAATAAGATGCAGCAGAATAAATCTTATCTGGTTTATCTCTACAAGGACAATCTGAGTGATCGGCTGGTTGCTAGCAGTCGAATTGATTCTTTTTTGAAAGAGAGTCCTGTGGGAGTTTTGACCCGAGGACGGGAAGTAGACCTGATTGTCCGTGGAAAAAGTGATATGGGTGTCAGTGTTATTGTCGATCAAGCTTATAAAGGCCTCATTTTTAATAATGAACTATTCCGGGAATTGGCATTCGGTCAGGAAATCAAAGGCTATGTAAAACAGGTCCGCGAAGATGGGAAACTGGACATCAGTTTGGAACCCATAGGTGTTGCCAGTATCGAACCTAATGCCGATCTGATCCTTAGTGCTCTTCGGAAAGCTGAGGGTTTTCTACCTTTTACGGATAAAAGTGATCCTGATGCTATTCGTCAGAAATTTGGGATCAGCAAAAAACTATTCAAAAAAGCCATCGGATCTCTTTACAAACAAAGAATGATTGAGTTGAAATCCGATGGGATTTACTTGAGCAAAGACTAA